TTAGGTTTAAAGCGATGATTGGCTGAAGATGTGGAATCCTTTGGTTGATTTCCCAGAGTAAAGAGTACAGATCCTTCGGGCTTATTTACCACAATTTGAGAATTCGAATAGCCATCGTTAGGACGAGGAATACTATAGCCATTAGGGTATTGATTAGTAAGGATAACTTTAGTCTCTGGATCGAGTTCAGAAGTAGTTGAAGTTGTTGATTCCTGAACTTCTAaagattgattttgtttaattggATCAATTTTTGGTGTTGCTGTGGCAAAATTTTCTTCCTTAGAAGGATCAATTGAATCCAGTTGAGCTTTGATATTGTAGTGGGctaaaaatgcatttaactGGTCTGGTCTTAATTCAGCTGCTGCAGAGTCCTTGTTCTGGTAAGTTTGCTTTAAACCATCGATGAGCTGAGTAAGTCTTTGCAGGTGCGCAGTTAAATTAGGATCAATCTTAGTTGGAGTTGTTGTCTCAGCTAGATCGGTGCTTTCATCACTCGTTTTTCTCTCCGGCGATAAGGTATCCAATAGAATGTAATCAGTTCCCTCTCCGTCACCACTCGATTCCAAATCACGTTCACTCGCTAAACCACTTTCACTATCATCAACAATAATATAATCTGACTCTTTGGCATCTTCGTCATCTCCAATTTCTTCACTTTCACTATCCTTTTCGTCATCTGTAGAATCTTCAGTTGAATCCAATGATCGTTTCATTGCTTCGTTTCGTTGGAATACAACATTTTCATCATCACTATTCGAGGAATGAGTGTTTCTATTTACTTCTTCCAGATTACACTCCCAATCGTCACCAGGAAGAACACACATCCTCATATTAGGATCATAGATGAGACCTTCCTCACATTTCTCAGGAATCCATATGTGCGTTTGGGAAGGAAGAATGACACATTTGAAGTAAACATCGCATCGGCTTTTGTGCGGCTGTGTGTTCTCAGGACATGGTTTACCTTAAAAGATAAAGAATTTATGAAATCaaggaaatattttgtatttctttaaattttagtttaccTTCAGAAAAGTAAAATAGTCCTGAAATCACCATCAAGACCAACAACAGATGATCTGATTTCATCCTTTTCGAAAATATCCTTCTTATCCAAAATCGTCGTCACCCCTCTTTCGAAGGCTATATATCTCGTTCGAAAGCCAACTTATGAATAAACTCAATTGTCCAGAACGAATGATGGATGTCTTATAACCAACAACCATTAACTACTACTTTTCGGTTGGTCTACGAGTATGTGTTTAAAAGTCGTGCACTTCTTCCGTTCCTCGCAGTTGTACTCTAATGTTGGACACATGTGTGACTGATGTTTGGGTAAAGTGCTAAATTTTTCTTATGGTTTTCATCAAGCACCATCATCATGATCAttcatatataaataaacttgTTGAATATGTgtaacataatttaatttttttttttgagaaattaattaGGTAAACAGCACTTGaccaaagaaagaaaacatgTATAGCCTTTATACCTATCTACATACCTACCTGACGATAGTTATAAGCTTTAAGGTTTtggcatttaaaaaagaaatatacgcTAAGTTTTGAACCATGTGAAAGAAGAGTGAGTAACCTTTTAAAAGAGTGTATAGGGCGTttcactttttataattttttattgccCAGTTTGCAGTTCAAATTACTTGCTTGAGTAGCTTAACAAGATGTCATCACGATGTACGAGATGGCTCTATTTTTATGGTTATCATAAAgttactgatgatgatgatgatggataATAATGATGAGATGAAGTCTGAAAGATACACTCGACTTGTCGGAGTATACAATAAATGAAAGTGATGATGATGGACTTGGATtcatatgaaaaaattattttttattacctGTGTCTGAAGATCATTGAGATTGAAAGATTGTAATCTTATTGGCACGCGTTTATAGAGTAAAgcgaaattataattttctcacGCTGCGGTGTGATCAATTGAAAGATAAAAGCTTTTAtgcaaaaaatagtaataaaatgTCCACGTATCTCACGAAAAAACGTTTATGATGTTACTCAATCAAATTGTTACtaatattaatagaaaataaactttttatgtTACCTTAATCAATTTATGTTTCTGTTtagaacataaatatttttgtttgatttaattattaaacaaagcgttaaagttaaaagtttaccattttgtgtcaatattcaatgactttgtaggtttaaaaattcatatcttATATTTCAGCAGTCTTCGatatgaataataaattaatgagaCTCGTTATAAAGTTATacataataaacataaacaaaaacaattttgtgcatatTACTAAATTATTCaagcaaaaaaatgtaaatctgGGTCGTCAATACTTTCTCTGATGCGAAAATaccttaagaattttttttcccTTATTCATGCTTTAATCCAACAATTAACAAATTATGATTGAATCGACGAAGgtggtaaataaaataaaatgtattttactaCACAGCCTAACAGTGAGTATAGAATAGATCTTTAAGAAAGGCAATCTACATTGAGTTTAATTCAAAGAATGGAATTTCAAATTtcgcaattaaaaatatatttaacatcaAAGAAATTACATTCTTTTATCGATTACAAGAACTCTTTTGTATCACATAAAGGCTTTTTTTTAAGCATAAAAGCCTCCAGTTCTTTCTTGCGTATtcatattactttttaattacatcaaactgaaaaaaatcggtattttgaatttgtgattgtgttttgattaaataaagccaacttttaagaaatatttactagattagattagattagcttattatattattatattattattagtcCGAAACCTGGTTTTcccgaaattatcggttttcgccgaaaacctacatcgaaaactcaagttttcccatatatttttggtaaaccacaagttttatataaaacctctcgaaaactagtaattcaaagttgaacaaaacaaacaaacctttcgaaacattcagcgctcaaattaatgtaaacaaatcaGCTGATGGCTGccgtcaaaacaaatatttcattttgaaataaatttggtcgtggtaagtaatattatttatacaatttccttacaaaataataattatttctttttgttttttatttacagaatatggaagagacaaaaaaaaaataaaggaaacttTCGGGGAGCGTTACAACAGACAAAATTGCGGGAACATTTTctaacgtcgagaataaaagccccggtgaTTATTTGCGGTACTGGTGGTTCTTTTATAATCCTCctgagtttcaaacgctctttgttaagagAGGAACCGgaatggctactggcgtgacgaccccaaggactagaaagacttgctcatagttcgcattccaagggatgcgtcttcgatCTCGTTGCCACCAATAgtttcgacgctttcgcttactacctggagaaagactccGGTAACTCCATTCGATCACAAGGATTTGGGAATTGGGAGATATGAAAAAGGCTATAaattcatttgtggaggagaaacAAATGtctggtggaggctaagtcgCAGTGGGCAAGACAAATTTGccccaaaacattccacaatgtccACAACCACAACAGTAAGTTTTCGAAACATGACGAACAGCCTGCCAATATCAAGAAGATCCTTAGTGCATTGGACAAACCAGGcaaggaagaagccaaagagatagtcatggaggaattgcagcccatcataacagcttcagtgatcgctctggatgagtgtgattttggtacgaatttgtaactaggaattgaccttttctgctccggccattaGGACCTACACAAAATCGTaggaatcttctcaaccccgacTATAAGTTGCTCGGATGGCCACAATttatggcgattctgaaggcacatttggccaacagaagaaATAGTCATacgctcagtattttggattgaatttgttgtgaaagaagaagaaaatgttttaaataaattttgttttattttaacagttttgtttgtcgTTGAtgctatgatatattttctacccaataagcttctccttagtgaattgtttggaCCAGTTGACGTGAACttagaggatagctgcagccaacgagcttgtagttcttgttggttcatgtcgtaagcccattccacccgtccccagaacttcagttgaaactcttcttcgagacgagctagtgttacgttaaaatcaatataaattgggtagaattcattttatttaccacaaataatttgagcagaacaaaaatttttactcacaaattttttcatcgatacaaaatttgatagccattgttaaataaatgtaaatttcaaatgaaaacgtgtaaatgttcgttGTGAACTATTTTcgggttttcaaaaacattttgccgaaaacccggttttggctataacctaacctagtaGAATTtcaaagatgaattaaacaaacaaacctttgaAAACATTCAGTGCTCAATGAAATGTAAACAAAGCAGCTGATGTCTCCTTCTAAAACAACTTTGAAATTGTTGAATTTGTTGATATTCAATACCAATAGCTCCAAAAAATTGAGAGAAACCCAGTTATTCGTGGattcacatttttataaatagtttatTTGAAATGTGGATAAtacattaatacaaaatttggcaGTTGgagttccaaaaattaaaatgtcaaaagaaaacgtgtaaatgtttaATGTGAACCATTTTcgggtttttgaaaactttttgcagAAAACTCGGTTTCGGGTTTGGTGAGAAATGAGAACATgcgaaatttcaaatttaagcaGAAATTGTCTTTGATGttgaattattttgatttgtattgtataaaatattacattatttcTTTATCTTAAATGTATTGCACAAATTACAGAGATTGGTATATTATTTACCTTACTACTGTCGagtttaaatgagtttttaacaaaaaattcaaagataaaGTATTGGTTAAAGGAAAAGCTActtaaaaaccttcattaaactGCATAACTAAAgagtataaataaatacataaacaaataaatacataaatcaataaataacacataaatacaaaaataataaataataaaatgagtaagtgagtaaataaattaaattaaataattaacaaataagttaataagttaacaaataaataaattgatcaacaaaaataaataaattaacaacagcaaagaaaatatacaaaaatcagtcttttgaatattataactatgaagctaaatttgaaattaaagcatAGTCATATATTTCGCGGAAACCTTATATCGttcttttaatatatatattcaaCATTAGCTAAAATTTGTAATTCGTTGGTTGAAAAATGCCAATGAaggtttaacatcatttttaacaacttattttcagaattttgcaACCTTCGGATATGGCTTTTTGCGCAGCTACCCCAAGCGGGTGATCCGTATAGAataattgcttgaaaaatattttcatgacttaactttgatttaagaataataaaaggATAGAGAATTTTAGTGGTaacgtttactttttttatgatttcttggATATGCATTCCAAAATTTAGTTTACTGTCCAAGTGGAACCAAGgtatttaacatttgatttccaGAATCAATAGAACAAGATTTGAATGTTGATTTGTTACTTCAAAACGGATAATTTGTTCAACTCATGATTATGACGACTCTATTACCATCAAAATAcgctttttaatcaaaatttttgtaagggaatttatattttaaaatcgtagTCATAAAATTAGCTAATCAAAGGATTTTTAGTAAATTAGAGACATTGAACAAAAACTTCTGAAAGTTATATTAAAACTTCAAcgactttgaaaaaaaactatgtatattaaataaatgtccTATAAGCTTCTAATCCTACAAATTGTGTGACTATAATCGATCAAATTACTGTGAATTTTCACTTTAATCACCAGTcctgtcaatttattttttcatttaactgacaGGACTTTGAACTTCAGGGTCatttaatatacataatttatgtCAGAAATGTAATTTCTAGCAGCTGTTTCTTACAAAGAAGTTCTCAATTTTCTCACAACAGTCCTGTCCACGTTCTTATAATTTTCGGACTCATTGGTCTAAAAAATAAACGCCACCTAGTGTCCACCTTTTAAGGCAACTCAATTTAAAGAGGCAAAATTGTTCTTTCTTTCCACTTGTTAGTTGAAAACAGTCAAGAAAGCAGAAAAAAGCTGAGATTGgctgaaaatttcaaaatattataatataatagaaGAATCAGACATTTAAAGTAATTtgtgataaataaattaaataaaataaatatatgataTTGTCTACCATAACACAAAATGTTCGTGATTTAACATTCTAACTACAAAATATCAACCAActaattcataatttttaaactgtaaaatCGTGATCGTGAAATTGGTAAGTTAAAATAGCTGAGGGTCGTAATAGAAATATTAAACCACGATAACCATTTGTCCgctaataaaatattcataataacttaaattttttgacatttgaaaacaattgatctgttttcttatgtttttaatgttttttcatgAGATGTTAAAGATTCGAAGTGTTCAAACTATTGACCTGCTAGATATGGACTTTAGTTCGCGTTGGTGTCATCTATTCCTTAACTCTAGCCCTATTTAGGTTGAGCGAAATTATGAATAAGCTTCTAAACttaatttgtgtattttgtttgttttatcaaaCTATAtaacaatagatttttttagtttctttgaagaaaaatattattgcgtTAGGAAAAAAAGATGGTATCTTTAGTTTTTATGGGGGTGACACCTAGTGGCCTAGCTGACATTAgctattgattttttgttgctTAACTCTTGTATAAGAAACATATAGCGCTATCTTAAGAAGCAAAAGGCTCTGATAATAGTTAAGCAAgatcaaaatgtaattttaaaaaagaatattaatttaaattgaaacaaaatttacagcCGCACTATGAAatttcatttgataaaattcaataatttcgcACACGACTTTCCAATAATTTaaacactttaaattaaaatattcatattttaaattaaaatattcaaaattcagTTTAAAACATTATTAGCAGATTTGGTGAAGAAAATAAAGCTTCATATgctgtttaataaaaatgtatttttttactctgaacgcagccattattTCTCTTTAGCGATGTCAACGCTCCCTACTGAAATACTAAAGTAAACACAACCTATCAACTAAACTGACATTTTACtgtcaacaaatttattttgacttgGCAAAGATAATTttccataaaacaaaacacaaaattttcttaCCATATTGTAATTTGTGTCTGcaagtaaaaacctaaataattaatgtaaaaatcaATTCAGTTAAAACAACCACAATGACTTCTAACGAACCTTGTATCTCCGATCAATTGGACAATGACGAAGTTCGAGAAATACTCAAAACAGGCACCGATCTACGTCAATATTCACGACAAATCGAAAGAGATTTCAAGGAAGTCGAGAATAAATCCATCGAAGATTACATTGCCGAGAGTCAGAACATCGCAAGCTTACACAATCAAATTGGTGAATGTGATGACATCCTCGAGCGAATGGAATCCATGTTAATGAACTTCCAAAATGTACTCAGTAACATAAGTTCGGAAATTACAACTTTACAAAAGAAATCAGTTTCAATGTCAGTGCAGCTAACTAACAGGCAATCGGTGAAGGCCCAATTATCCCAATTCATCGAGGACATGGCTGTCCCCGAAGAGATGATAACAACCATCATGGAAACTCCTGTGACTGAGAAGGAATTCATAAGCAAGTTGAACACACTGAATCACAAATTGAATCTGGTCAAGGAATTGAGTTTCAAAGAGAGTAAGTCGGCCGGTGATGTTTGTGATGTTCTTCACAAGTTAAAAGTCAAGGCTATGGCTAAGATTCGTACCTATCTGCTGGAACAGATCTACAAATTCCGCCGACCCATGACAAACTATCAAATTCCTCAGAACGCAATGCTGAAGCATAAATTCTTCTTTGAGTTTATTCTATCGAATGAACGACAAGTTGCGCAGGAGATATGCAATGAGTACATAGACACTATGGGCAAAATTTACTATAGTTACTTTAAGGTGAGATTTCAAAGTAgtgaataattaaaagaaaacttaaaaattggaaTGTCTCCCATAGAGTTATTCATCTCGATTGTTGGCCTTGAAATTCGAAGAATCCGTCACCAAAGACGATTTGATGGGAATCGAAGACACAGCCTCGAAGAGCTTATTCTCCAAAGCAACTAATCTCAAACATAAGAGCACGATTTTCACGATTGGCAAAAGAGGTGATATCTTAAATCAACAGCTAGAAGCTCCAATTATAGTTCCACATGCTCAACTTAAGAACAGAGTAAGATTCTTGTGGGTCtttctgtttttgatttgtcaatTTATCTTCTCTTTGCTTTTAGTACACATTTGAAGCTCTCTTCCGCTCGGAGCAATATGCTTTGGTGGACAATGCATGTCGAGAATACTTGTTTGTCATTGAATTCTTTATGGTTCGTGGTACACAAGCTCAGGATCTTTTCAATCAAATCATGGGCAAGACACTAACATTCATGATTGTGAGTAAAACTGGATTTATGGTCCATCTAAAGTGCTAACTGAAAAACTTTCACGAATGATTTTCTTTAGAAAAACCTCGAAAGCAGTATTCAAGAATGCTACGACACCATCGCTATGTTCTTGTGCATTCAGTTGATTTTCCGATACCAGCTGATGTGCCACAAGAGATGTGTTCCTGGATTGGATAAGTAAGTATTTGGTTGACTTGAATTGACATAGAAGTTGTCAGAACTCAGCTTTTCCACGAATTCCACCCACATGAAAAACTTGCCAATTCCGAAATAAAACTTATACTGCCGAATTGGATCACGTCCATTGGCTCGCGATACGGAGATTTTACAACTAGAAAACTTTTACAATATCTCACAAAATTTAGTTGAAAGAACGCTTTTAGGAAGAGCACACGTCATCACACTCAACAGACTGATAGTTCAAATACAGGGATTAATTCTATAGCATGTAATGGATGAAGAGCTAGCACAACAAACCCCCTAAGGaatcatcagaagatgaccattataACTTGTCTTGACGCACATTTTCCCGAtgaaatcgagattccatataatccgagTTACATAAAGCAACTGCGAATTGTAAAggtgctacaagtcttcaaagaagactctgcgtcaagacaaagtgtaatggtcatcttctgatgagcccaaccattacatcggagcgaaacgcatatatgaataCTTTCatgctggtttatatttattttcgtgattttaaatcatattaaacaattcgactgttaacagtcaaatatttcttctccCTCAAGGAAGTTTGCATAGGAGTTAATGAAATTGTCTTCATAAAAGCATTGGGAATGTTTGAAGGCTCTTTTTGTGATATTATCCAAAGTTAACCCGACAAAAAAGAAGATTACTACTTAGAATGAAACCAATACAGTTAGCAAGCTTACAAAAGCTTTTATGAATTGCAAGAAACTTACAGAGAAATCTTAGAGATACGAAAATATGTTAAGACCGATCATTATCTATGGCGTGATCGCTTGACATAGATTAAGGGAATTGAAACAACTAGGAAGGTTTGGGAACGGCCTAGTCAATCCAAAGTGAAAGACCCCGAATTTTAAAATCCTCAGTCATATGCACATATCGTTGACATTCCAAGGTCTCCAATGGTTGAAAGATATAACTTCAAGAAAAACCTTATAAGTAAAATTATCAAAGCAAAATTTGCTAAATCTTATCTCCAAAAAAACTAGCATCACCAACATcttgaggaatgaagcaacgcaacttctacagaagatgagtggtctcgaaaccgctttgtttgcaaaattttggaaagatctcttggagcgattcaacgcttcaaacaagatgttgcaagacccaaaaatgattcttgaatcggcaatacGTGCAcaagaatcattgaaatcattcgtggaatccaaacgaaatgattttgataaatacgaagAAGCAGCCAAAAATATATtccatactgatgaatatgtaccaTCACGCACCCGCACCCGCTCGActacgggaaagcacaagacgcaaatctgccaccgaaggaaaaatacaaagtatctgCCTTCATACGAGTGATTGagcagctatccgtttctcttactgaaagattgcatgctttacgttcgagatttggattcctgaagaTGGATGCTTAAAATTTGAAGCATTGGTAAAAGTGTATCCGTTTGATtaagagcctagtcttggtaatgagttgattcaatttgtgtctttgattgactcatacaaaaaggaaaaggactatggaacagatcaatcgccgcaactattttaataccaaattctcaaaatttcagagctacgaGGGGCGttaatatattctcggtatcgatatgaaggaaaatgcgaattcaatttaaatagtttttatttttcaatataatctcccctaacatcaatgcatttgttacatcttgagataagcttttttaaaccctcaaaaaataagtttcctctttccctgcaagatacccatttattgccgacttgagttcttcatcatccgaaaatctttttccacgaagacattttttcaaatccggaaacaggaagtaatcactaggggcaaggtctggactatagggtggatgttgaatttcttcaaaaccacaatctcgcacagcagccttggaaactcgcgccgtgtgaacaggagcgttgtcaagaagaagcaacacacccgctgcgagtttaccccgtcttttctttttaatttcctcccgcaaattatgcaaagtggaagcgtaggatttggcgttgatggtttcacctttttttttgtactcaatgagtaagattccctttAAGTCCCAAAAAACtggccatgagcttcccggcagacggagtgactttgaacttcttcggggggtctgttccttttttatgctttcagggtcatagtggtgaacccatgtttcgtccccAGTAACAATCTGATGCATAACACCGTAcgcgttctcactacacatgtccaaaagctctctacagcatgcgattctcactttttttttgaggcGCTGTGAGCATTCGTGGTGGGTGCcactgacctttgaaaggttaagatggtcatGATGGTCGGGCATCCTCGAGAtcaagtttttcgacttctttgatgctttctcccgtACAAGCACCAGCCGGGGCGCCGGAGCGGGGGTCGTCTTCAATGCTCTCTCTGCCTCTCTTGAACTcacttgaccacttttgcacagttgataatgaaggtgcggaaccctggtaaactgccaccatttcttcatgaatagttttttgactttttccttgcttagtgagaaatttaattacagcgcgatgctcaattttcaccatcatcgtctcagttgccattatgattctgtttaagtagagatttaacggtaaataataatcacatttatatgaaattttacatgaatgcactaaaataatagtattacttgataaataagtcaatttttatatataaccacagcttcaccccgataccgagaatatattgaacgcccctcgtaagttcccaaacctcgaaatttttgtttgatggtaacaaattgcactggagagcTTCGAACCACGATTGGACAAAACCTTCTATCGAAGCTGAgtattgaaagcgatttactccgagagctggatttcaacgaaatcatcaacgattttcgGCGATAAAAcctcgaaaggttccgttcgttaaccctaacctttaattttagataattcttttttcctttatatttatatgtggaATCtccttggtttcacaataaattatttattgaaaaacacgagtgcaacaaaaatggtttacttaaaataatttggggcgagAGGGCCTCCGCACATTTATTTTCCCAAGGCCTCTGGGCCACTAAATCCAGCCCTGAGTGGCGCTAAAGTCCGGGTGAACCTAGGCCTCAACCAAAATGCGTCTCCAGACAGCTTGGTCCCTGGCtagctgtttccagtttcgcatgccaagttggttgaggtcttcacccac
This window of the Eupeodes corollae chromosome 3, idEupCoro1.1, whole genome shotgun sequence genome carries:
- the LOC129951009 gene encoding vacuolar protein sorting-associated protein 52 homolog yields the protein MTSNEPCISDQLDNDEVREILKTGTDLRQYSRQIERDFKEVENKSIEDYIAESQNIASLHNQIGECDDILERMESMLMNFQNVLSNISSEITTLQKKSVSMSVQLTNRQSVKAQLSQFIEDMAVPEEMITTIMETPVTEKEFISKLNTLNHKLNLVKELSFKESKSAGDVCDVLHKLKVKAMAKIRTYLLEQIYKFRRPMTNYQIPQNAMLKHKFFFEFILSNERQVAQEICNEYIDTMGKIYYSYFKSYSSRLLALKFEESVTKDDLMGIEDTASKSLFSKATNLKHKSTIFTIGKRGDILNQQLEAPIIVPHAQLKNRYTFEALFRSEQYALVDNACREYLFVIEFFMVRGTQAQDLFNQIMGKTLTFMIKNLESSIQECYDTIAMFLCIQLIFRYQLMCHKRCVPGLDKYWDSMQAVIWPRFDHVFRLNIKSIRECDPTKFNKEMGPHYITRRYAEFSAAIVGISEHFPNEVVSLLLLELQNEVECFILRMAAIFPSRKEQLIYLINNYDLVLGVLMEHTRDNSKEAEAFREQLNARSSEYVEEILAPHFGGIIQFVKECEHYFEKEQMDELRKQERRSLALVASFSANWKKSLEELNREVLLSFPSLLTGSQLLQLALASLVQYYHRFHKLLTPNARAQLTNIHVVMVEIKKYKSNY